A DNA window from Calliphora vicina chromosome 1, idCalVici1.1, whole genome shotgun sequence contains the following coding sequences:
- the LOC135963296 gene encoding nuclear transcription factor Y subunit beta produces MLNGKFFTGLPPNMIDRGSGGGTNRMESHIFWPDETQVDNAVESRIKRRNSVQLANTERPLYEKQPSVAGNDVDTKKRFSREFSQSSIQFHDNLNDNRSNSRRSMLRNSVGNKKMEIAEKPTKTKLELPESVVDEAYTTAKKKQAYTSTIEFYDYDNEREEPQNNRNNLRKPKMDMNDKREMELNTKNSPKLQVKRDVRSLSEEKEQRKINNREVRAMQRPDPFKMNDSYDREQEREMILNNEERYLQSRRSVEPRMNVSPKRGLAKTTNNYEQRYSSERENFREPAPLLYERRKPAYYENSKEMRDYRRDAATPELYENHRFSQRELNLEDDSHYRREREEPKRIIHNYRMRNLHLKSPPTRKQYYAPEEYYDDEPQQQQQHYYGRNDQIKTPTNRGSSHQRFDYNDREANEVDLPYENNNSSRRFNNNNSPINKINNQIQQKPAATPTSPSPSDAESYCTTKSQKHLRSSLCFNEGAIIGENDATRSPTSTSSSQQYPTQRRNARSSATQRVSVGLPD; encoded by the coding sequence ATGTTGAATGGAAAATTCTTCACGGGTCTACCACCCAATATGATCGATCGTGGTAGTGGTGGTGGTACTAATCGAATGGAATCTCATATATTTTGGCCCGATGAGACTCAAGTCGATAATGCAGTTGAAAGTCGCATTAAACGGCGAAATAGTGTACAGTTGGCTAACACCGAAAGACCACTGTATGAAAAACAACCATCAGTGGCTGGCAATGATGTGGATACTAAGAAAAGATTTAGCAGGGAATTTTCGCAATCTTCAATACAATTCCATGACAATTTAAATGATAATCGTTCAAACTCCAGAAGATCAATGCTGCGCAATTCAGTGGGTAACAAGAAAATGGAAATAGCCGAGAAGCCAACTAAAACCAAACTTGAACTGCCCGAAAGTGTAGTCGATGAAGCCTATACTACTGCCAAAAAGAAACAAGCCTATACATCGACAATAGAGTTCTACGATTACGACAACGAGAGAGAGGAGCCACAAAATAATCGCAATAATTTGCGAAAGCCCAAAATGGACATGAATGATAAACGTGAAATGGAATTGAACACAAAGAACAGTCCAAAACTTCAGGTGAAACGTGATGTCAGAAGTTTGAGTGAAGAAAAAGAACAGCGCAAAATAAATAATCGTGAAGTTAGGGCCATGCAGAGACCAGATCCCTTCAAAATGAATGATAGTTATGATAGAGAACAAGAACGAGAGATGATTCTAAATAACGAAGAACGTTATTTGCAAAGCAGAAGATCGGTTGAACCCAGAATGAACGTAAGTCCTAAGAGAGGTTTGGCAAAAACCACTAATAATTATGAACAACGTTATTCTAGCGAGAGGGAAAATTTTAGAGAACCAGCACCACTGTTGTATGAGAGACGTAAGCCAGCATATTATGAAAATTCGAAGGAAATGAGAGACTACAGAAGAGATGCTGCAACACCAgaattatatgaaaatcataGATTTTCACAAAGAGAGCTAAATTTAGAAGATGATTCCCACTATAGAAGAGAAAGAGAGGAACCCAAAAGAATTATACATAATTATAGAATgcgaaatttacatttaaaatcacCACCAACACGAAAACAATATTATGCACCAGAAGAGTATTACGATGAcgaaccacaacaacaacaacaacattattatGGCCGCAATGACCAAATTAAAACACCCACTAATCGCGGAAGTTCTCATCAGCGTTTTGACTACAACGACAGAGAGGCTAATGAAGTTGATTTGCCATATGAGAACAATAATTCCTCCAGAagatttaacaataacaattcacccattaataaaataaataatcaaattcaacaaaaaccAGCAGCAACACCAACATCTCCCTCACCCAGCGATGCCGAATCGTACTGTACAACAAAGTCCCAAAAACATTTGCGCAGCAGCCTTTGTTTCAATGAAGGTGCAATTATTGGCGAAAATGATGCGACCCGGTCGCccacatcaacatcatcatcgcAGCAGTATCCAACACAAAGGCGCAACGCTCGCAGTTCGGCTACTCAACGCGTCAGTGTAGGTTTACCAGATTGA